The proteins below come from a single Corynebacterium glyciniphilum AJ 3170 genomic window:
- a CDS encoding response regulator, which produces MDDDCVTVVLADDQPLILTALAGILDGQHDLQVVAQVECGPAAVAAVREHDADVAVLDVVMPWGGGLEAATEIREHSPRTRVLLLTSFGEEDIVHAAMDVGVQGFLVKGCSADDLVDAVRRIAAGGAVLSPEVTGYVVDGYRRGPSTVSIPGAVAPEDLDGPLTARERDVLAGVARARTNAEIAAELVVAESTVKTYISRLISKLKARDRVGLAVWAHETGYLSDRGQQK; this is translated from the coding sequence GTGGACGATGACTGTGTGACGGTGGTGCTGGCGGATGACCAGCCGCTGATTCTCACCGCATTGGCAGGCATTCTGGACGGTCAGCACGACCTGCAGGTCGTGGCTCAGGTGGAGTGCGGGCCGGCCGCCGTTGCCGCGGTCCGGGAACACGACGCCGACGTCGCGGTACTGGATGTGGTGATGCCCTGGGGTGGCGGCCTTGAGGCTGCCACAGAGATCCGTGAACATTCACCACGGACCCGGGTGCTTCTGCTGACCAGTTTCGGGGAGGAGGACATCGTGCATGCGGCGATGGATGTCGGTGTCCAGGGGTTCCTGGTCAAGGGGTGCAGTGCCGACGATCTGGTGGACGCCGTCCGCAGGATCGCCGCAGGAGGCGCTGTCCTCTCGCCGGAGGTGACCGGCTATGTGGTGGACGGTTACCGGCGAGGTCCGTCGACAGTGTCCATCCCCGGTGCAGTCGCGCCGGAGGATCTCGACGGACCGTTGACGGCGCGCGAACGCGACGTACTTGCCGGTGTCGCCCGGGCGCGGACGAATGCGGAGATCGCCGCGGAACTCGTTGTCGCGGAGTCGACGGTGAAGACCTACATCTCCCGGTTGATCTCGAAACTGAAGGCGCGGGACCGGGTTGGCCTGGCCGTGTGGGCCCACGAGACGGGCTACCTGTCTGACCGGGGGCAGCAGAAGTGA
- a CDS encoding sensor histidine kinase, with protein MKDFSWDEKGFFLLILLSALPHLFFHYSRGLYEVALIALFIVLAPAVLFWRRRPAVSAAAVWAVLFAWSLWVTSGPVDFLDLVPFVLCVPLVVYGPARYADSLLFSVGSLGLSLAWGVLTPGVLLGALAPGEPVPDSLVTAVVLMQWVFSCGVFVMGHGQRHQELRRVELMKARGREDRLAMAREIHDVLSRSLTVINVQATAGASMRDIDALARIRDISGGALAEVRSLLASLRATGDVVVAGTRSKDDLVAAMRAVLTGFEDVGLKIDARFPAAPDSERLVRIESALVQFIHYRILGEALTNVVRHQGPDSHVLLVTEVDFPENVLRIRIESWAGSQEFSAAPGVGSGEGLTGLRDRVHDIGGTLSWWADGAGGSRSEHFVVEAVMPVVMKPKQDASRWRPRMMKEKCRGR; from the coding sequence ATGAAAGATTTCTCGTGGGACGAGAAGGGATTCTTTCTCCTCATTCTCCTGTCGGCCCTTCCCCACTTGTTCTTCCATTACAGCCGTGGTCTGTACGAGGTCGCGCTCATCGCGCTGTTTATCGTTCTTGCCCCGGCAGTGCTGTTCTGGCGGCGACGGCCCGCAGTCTCCGCGGCGGCCGTGTGGGCGGTCCTCTTCGCCTGGAGTCTGTGGGTCACCTCCGGACCCGTCGATTTCCTGGATCTCGTCCCGTTCGTCCTCTGTGTGCCTCTGGTGGTCTACGGTCCGGCGAGGTACGCCGACTCCCTGCTGTTCTCCGTCGGGTCGTTGGGCTTGTCGTTGGCATGGGGTGTGCTGACACCGGGGGTCCTCCTCGGTGCGCTTGCTCCGGGCGAACCGGTGCCAGACTCCCTGGTGACTGCGGTCGTCCTGATGCAGTGGGTGTTCTCCTGTGGGGTCTTCGTGATGGGCCATGGACAGCGGCACCAGGAACTGCGTCGTGTGGAGCTGATGAAGGCGCGTGGTCGCGAGGACCGTCTTGCGATGGCGAGGGAGATCCACGATGTTCTGTCCCGCAGTCTCACCGTGATCAACGTGCAGGCCACCGCCGGCGCCTCGATGCGGGACATTGACGCTCTCGCCAGGATCAGGGACATCAGCGGTGGGGCACTCGCGGAAGTGAGGAGCCTGCTGGCGTCATTGAGAGCCACCGGTGACGTGGTCGTCGCCGGAACGCGGAGTAAAGACGACCTTGTCGCCGCGATGCGGGCGGTGCTTACCGGGTTCGAGGACGTCGGACTGAAGATAGATGCCCGGTTCCCGGCGGCGCCGGACAGCGAGCGGCTGGTGCGGATCGAGTCGGCGCTGGTTCAGTTCATCCACTACCGCATTCTCGGGGAGGCGCTGACCAATGTGGTGCGTCATCAGGGTCCGGACAGTCATGTCCTGCTGGTCACGGAGGTGGACTTTCCGGAGAATGTCCTCCGCATCCGTATCGAGAGCTGGGCAGGGTCACAGGAGTTTTCGGCCGCGCCGGGAGTGGGGTCCGGTGAGGGGCTTACCGGGCTGCGGGACCGTGTGCACGACATCGGAGGCACGTTGTCCTGGTGGGCGGATGGTGCGGGCGGCTCCCGTTCGGAGCATTTCGTCGTCGAGGCGGTGATGCCCGTGGTCATGAAACCGAAGCAGGACGCGTCCAGGTGGCGCCCGAGGATGATGAAGGAGAAGTGTCGTGGACGATGA